cagtaaagggacaagttgcataactctggatgtcatttttacggaattatggcccttttttgacttagtaactttgaatatatggttaaattttgtgtttcgatccactttacttctaaagtatcgaggctattgctttgaaacttcaaatactttcatgctatcatgaggttattgtacctggcaagttgaattttaccttgacctttgaatgaccttgactctcaaggtcaaattattaaattttgctaaaattgccataacttctttatttatgattagatttgattgatactttgacaaaacaacacttacctgacataccacaataaactccacccaaaccatcgcccgtgccccccccccccccacttcccccccctccccgaatcccccccccctattttttttttttttttttttttaaatattatctcacaaccaccacaccctcacactatacccccccaccccaccccctccccaattttttttttaaaaggttaaaaaacaaaacaatttattttgcttattttatgtttgaaataccgtccaaccatcgcacccaagaatcccccccaaccccccaaccccccacccgaatccccccccccccaaatttttttcttcttttttttttttttttttttttttaagatcatctcacaaataaccaccacaccctcacactttactccccccccccacctcacccccccccccaattttttttttaaacggttaaaaaaacacaaatatttatttttattattttatgtttgaaataccgtccaaccatcgcacccaagaatccataCCCCCCGACCCCccgaccccccaccccccccccccttcccgattttttttcccctttttttggcatttttggaagataatgtaataaatgtccacacccccacacaatgcaccccacttcactccacccctccctcctttgtgattgaaaatgagagtcccttcacctataaaaagaaaatagatgagcggtctgcacccgcaaggcggtgctcttgttattatttgtcAGCAGTATTAACACTTAAAAAAGGGATTTTCCAACGTGCATCGACTTTTAATTCACGTCAGCCCGCAATAAACGTTTTTGACAAAGCTGGCCTGAAAATGTATCGAATAAAATCCGATAATAGTTTATGGACTGCCAAACGTACtaacagtattttttattatttcttaatgtcAACAAAATTAATACACTCCCATTAGTTCGTCGATTTTTTTTTCCACACAAATGTCCATATTTGCTTCGTAAACCTTCGCGCTTGTATAGACTGTGATAATAGTAGCCTTAGCTACAGTACAGgttgcttgtttatttattgtaccCAGTTTCATTCAGGTTCATTAATGCAATTAAGTATTATATcttagtttttctttttttgtttcatcaaataaatTGTTACCTTCACGACTATCGGTTAATATGTTTGGTTGCAAAAAAACTAAACCTGGTAAATATTGCACATGACAAACCATGTACAACCAACTGAGCTCTTTGCATCGATTTGATCGgcgtcattttatttaaattagcgTCAATGTTTCTAATTTGACTAACGAAATAAACTTTTCGATAAAAAAGTTTTtagcgaaaaaaaaaaacatttcgaaTAATGCTTGCATTGAGATCGTTCCGATTTTACGAGGGAACGAGTACATGCAATTTTGGCTTCAGACGTCTCTTCAAACCGGTACGGCGTGTGTTcagatatatttattgttttctttaagtTAAAGATGTATAGTGTATTTATATGTCAAGTTGTCTATTATTGCttaaatatcattcaaataaaaaCGTTACAGAACTGACATTTGAATTTCTGTTTCTGTGTAACCATTTCTCTTTCTGACCGTTTTAGTCTGCTGCATAATCGAGCGTATCTTGCTTATATTTTCAGTCAACTGTTTGTTATCAAAACGCACCCATTTGAATCCCTTGTATCGaataaatcatttttgtttgtttcaaattAGCGCGAATAAACCACGTATCTCTCatgcaattaaatatataaaatatgcatgATTTATTTTACTATACTGTTTGGTTACCTTTTGTCTTATGTTTGACGTTTTCTTTTCTATTTATAGATTCTGTCACGTGACTCAGTCACTGTGGCGGTTGACGCGGTCATCTATGCTCGAATTTTCGACGCCACGATGTCGATCATTAACGTCGAGAACGCGCATGCGTCAACCAAGCTCCTCGCGGCGACCACGTTGAGGAACGTGCTGGGAACCAAAGCACTCTCGGACATTCTCAGCGAACGCGAGAGTATCGCCCACCAGATGCAGGTATTTTTGGGTGGTTGCTTGTGGCCCTGTGATTAACGTCCGATTATGTCTGAGTTCGGTAATGCACGTACTTTTGGGTCTGTGTATTATTGAACTTTTCAACTCAGCCGCGATTAATATCTGTCACCATTGAACAATTTGgggtttaatattattttaaacaatgttacgttattttcatttgaatatttcCGCAGTAATTTTCATTGTATATACTTCAGCGTAAAATCTCGTTTTGAAAATTCGCTTTGATCTTATCGTTGAAATTGTTGATCTAACTTTCAAGGTAAATCTTGTCGCGTTGTAATGTGTTTCGAACTTTGTCATTTTGGTATCGTTTTGAGAGTTGTCGCGATGATACTTATTTTGAGTTTCATTTTGAAACATGTTGTCGCGTTGAGTATCGGTTTAAACAATGTCGCGTCGAATATCGCTGTCGCGTCAGTATGGTTTTAAACACGGTTGCGTAAAGTATTGTTTTAAGCACTTTCGCGCTGAGTATTTTATTGAGCACTTATGCGTTGAATTTCGTTTTAAACTGTGTTGCGTTGAGTATTGTCGAGCGCAATTTTGCTTTGACTATGCTTTTGAACACTTTCGTTTTGAATATTGTTTTGAACAATGTCGCCATGAGTAATGTATAAACACTTTCGCGTTGGGTATCGTTTTTAAAAGTTTCGCCTTGAGTATCGTTTCGAACACTGTCGCATTGAATATCATTTTGAACAATGTCGCTtgaatattgttttcaacaatatcgcCTGAGCATCGTTTTTTAACAAAAGCGCATTAAAACAGTGTGacatttaagttaaaatatttctgacaaaaggCACTTATAGCTCACTGGATTCAGTGTCTTCTCTCTACAACACGTTGTTATCGTTATCACCATTGTGATTTGCCATGTACTATTTTCAGCTTTAATAGGACTTAAACGTGTATGGACCAACAGCCCTCTTATGTCTTCACAATGTGTTTTATCGGTTTATCCCTTTCAGTCGATCCTGGACCATGCGACGGACCCCTGGGGAGTGAAGGTCGAGAGAGTCGAAGTGTAAGTTTTACAAGGGTCTTTATTATAAATACGTTTGAAATGTTcttaaaagtaacataaatacttaaattcaacgaatatttcgtaaaatatttcgtaaaataaagttaacccttaAAAATCGGTGTTctttatagcaaaagccaaacattcaacgctaaatgtggtaTGGTAACGCAGATTTATCGAtaaacaaaatgctcgttattatatttttgtggcacaacatattccattttaatttgctGCAagaatatctattcatacgacacacgaacactaacttggtacatgtgTTGCATATATTTTcccacaaaaaaagaaaaactgagCATGTTTCTATCGCTTTAAATCAATGTTATTAGACCActtctagcgttgaaattttggcgaTTGCTCGTTGAAACTTTGGCGATTGCTATAAAGAACATTGAGCTTTTATGTGttcactttatttttcgaaaatattgtacgaaatattcgttgattttgattgtGTATGggcttttaaagggatcttttcacggtttggtatattgacaaaattgagaaaagttgtttccaattcgcaaattttcggtttagttatgatatttgtgaggaaacagtattactgaacatttgccatggtctaatatagccattatatgcatcttttgacgattcaaaaccctaaaaattataaagcgttgcaacgcgaaacgtttgaataatttggagagttctgatgtcgtttacatttgtgaaactacgaaaattgcgtatataaggtataaaatacgcatattatgtttgcttggcaggatagctcacttggctaaagcgttttttacttcaggattccgggggtcactggttcgagtcctgctgcgggctactttttttccttttttaaattttatttttgattttttactggagcttgtaaaatttaatgtttacatttatcaatttaaagcatttaatgtcaaacttcaaaacatgccaaaatctgtgaaaaggccccttgaataTAAGAGAAACTAGTGATTGTTTTATAGATTGTTGTGGTATTCATTTCGATAATACAGTCACACAGCGCTACCAATATATTTACCAATGTTTTAGCCACTTATATCACTTCCATAATCTATAAAACTTTTGTTCATAACAGAACTAAATGGACGCTTAACCAAATGCGCCGATTACaatcgttttaaatgttttaaaatgttcgCTTCCCAGGAAGGACGTCCGACTTCCGGTTCAAATGCAGAGGGCCATGGCGGCGGAAGCGGAAGCAAATAGGGACGCCAGGGCTAAGGTGATCTTGGCAGACGGAGAGATGAAGGCCTCCCGCTCCCTGAAGGAAGCCGCCGACATCATGAGCCAGTCGCCGGCCGCCATGCAGATCCGGTACCTGCAGACGCTCAACTCGATCGCCGCCGAGAGGAACTCGACCATCATTTTCCCGCTGCCCATCGATATGCTTGGCGGCCTGATGAAGAAATAATCGCGGATGCGCGAACAGAAAGATATTGGAGAAGAAACAATATATTAACACTCCATTTGAGACTATTGTTAGCATTGTTTAAGTTATTCCTTGGCACTGTTTTTTTATTGCTATGCATCTATCAACATTTACCTACGGGATACCTAGGAATAATGACTAACCtaaaaaatgaaatgtaaataaatggggcaaatattaaattaataatatatatatatatatattaagatgGCCAACCATTGTAATACTGTACAGAAAGAAATTcacattaaatgtatatttaataactgtttatttgttaaaattgatattgttattattttgtttgaacaaagCATGTACAATACATTTAGAAAATCATTGTCTTGTATGGACATGTACATAACAAGTGATGCTCTTATTCAACCATAAAGCGGTTTCACAATTTCCAATTACATTTCtcccataattaaaaaaaaaacgattaaagtGTTAGTAACATGTTTTAGGTTGTTTTGTCAATTTGTACTTATTGTATCAATAAAGTCTTTATACCAGAATATGTCCATCCAGGTTTTTGCtcaaaagtattgttttaaatgagaATAGCGTTTTGAAACGATCTAGTGCACATTTG
This is a stretch of genomic DNA from Dreissena polymorpha isolate Duluth1 chromosome 7, UMN_Dpol_1.0, whole genome shotgun sequence. It encodes these proteins:
- the LOC127837385 gene encoding stomatin-like isoform X1; amino-acid sequence: MDSNSRGKEGREEPEAELGCCGCVLMGVSIFILIIFFPFSLICSLKIVQEYERAVIFRLGRVLSGGAKGPGLFFLMPCVDTFRCVDMRTFSYDIPPQEILSRDSVTVAVDAVIYARIFDATMSIINVENAHASTKLLAATTLRNVLGTKALSDILSERESIAHQMQSILDHATDPWGVKVERVEVKDVRLPVQMQRAMAAEAEANRDARAKVILADGEMKASRSLKEAADIMSQSPAAMQIRYLQTLNSIAAERNSTIIFPLPIDMLGGLMKK